In Scomber japonicus isolate fScoJap1 chromosome 7, fScoJap1.pri, whole genome shotgun sequence, one genomic interval encodes:
- the glrx2 gene encoding glutaredoxin 2 produces MFHQGLLLDYFWAVCCFFSMFARAGCLSRAAWTGCRRMGNFTSSTAGGLTSTTCSQYVQDMVSQNCVVIFSKTTCPYCKMAKNVFNEIGATYKVIELDEHNDGRRLQEALAQMTGARTVPRVFINGNCIGGGSDTKQLHQQGKLLPLIEQCAPCCAATGSEGSGSGQFEAAK; encoded by the exons ATGTTTCACCAAGGCCTGCTACTTGATTATTTTTGGGccgtttgttgttttttctcgaTGTTTGCTCGAGCAGGATGTCTCTCTAGAGCGGCTTGGACCGGCTGCAGAAG AATGGGGAATTTTACATCCTCCACTGCAGGGGGTCTAACCAGCACCACCTGTTCACAGTATGTTCAA GATATGGTGTCACAAAACTGTGTAGTGATATTTTCCAAGACGACCTGTCCTTATTGCAAAATGGCCAAAAATGTGTTCAACGAAATTGGTGCGACCTACAAAGTGATTGAACTGGACGAGCACAATGACGGGAGGAGACTGCAAGAGGCCTTAGCTCAGATGACCGGTGCCAGAACG GTACCGAGAGTCTTCATCAATGGAAACTGCATCGGAGGCGGTTCTGATACCAAGCAGCTCCATCAGCAGGGCAAGTTGCTGCCCCTGATTGAACAGTGCGCCCCCTGCTGCGCTGCCACCGGCTCCGAAGGCTCGGGCAGTGGACAGTTTGAAGCTGCTAAATGA